In the Chloroflexota bacterium genome, AGGTAGGCCCGCACCCGGCGGTAGGCCTCCAAACGCTCGGCGGTGTCGGTCAGGCCGCGCACGATCAGGCGCAGGCCGAAACGGTCGAGAATTTGCGGGCGAAGGCGGCCTTCTTCAGGGTTCATAGAGCCAACGAGGGCAAAGCGGGCGCGGTAGGTGGCCGAGAACGGGCCGCGCCGAAGCGTGTACTGGCCCTGTGCGGCGGCGTCGAGGATCGAGTCCACGATCTCGTCGGCCAGCAAGTTGACTTCGTCCACGTAAAGCAGGTTTCGGTCGGCGCGAGCCAGGATGCCGCGTTGAAGCATGGCGCGGTTGTGGGCGGCGGCCACTTCGTTGAGGCCGCCCACCACGTCTTCCAGCCGGGCGTTGAGCGGCAGTTCCACCAGCGCCACCTGATCGGGTTGGGTGAGCGGCCGGCCTTCACCAAATTTCTTGGCGCAGTCGGGGCACACGGCGTCCATGCCGCCGCCTTCAATATCTTCCGGCAGGCAACCATACTGGCACAACGAACGCGGCACGAGAGGCAGAATGTCGGCCAGGGAGCGAACGGCGGTGGTTTTGCCCGTGCCGCGCGGCCCCACCAGCAGAACGCCGTTGACCGCCGGATTGATCAGGGTAAGCAGAAGCGCGGTTCGCATCTCCACCTGACCGACGAGAGCCATGAAGGGAAAGGGCAGGCGCTCGGCCAGGCCGCGATCTTCTGTCGGCGCGGCGTCCAGAATGCGTTTGGCCGAAACTTGTTCGATGAGCTGGACGAGCGAAGAGACGTTAGCCATAGGTTATCCGCGTTGATCTGCTTCAGCCTTTTTTAGCTGGCGCTGTTTGATACGATAGTCCTGCCGTTTCTGCGCGGCGGCCATGCGCTCGCGCTGGGCGGCGTCTTCCGGGATCAGAGGCGGCACGGGCGCGGGTTGGCCGCGGGCGTCGAGGGCCACGTAGACAAGGTAGGCCGAGTTGGTGTGCACCCGGTCACCCGTCAACGGATTTTCGGCAGTGACATTCACCTGCACCTCCATCGCGGTGCGGCCCGTCCAGGTGACCTCAGCCGTCAGTTCCAGGAGTTCGCCCATGTGCACCGGTTTGGTGAACGTCATCGAGTCCATGCCAACGGTGACGCACGGGCGGCGGGCATGACGAATGGCGCACAGGCCGCCGGCTTCGTCCGCCAGTTTCATGATCCAGCCGCCATGAACGTTGCCCAGGGTGTTGGCGTGTTCGGGCAACATGAGTTGGTTGAGGGTGAGGCGGGACTCGGAGGTTGTTTTACCGTTCATTGTTTGGAAGTTGGAGGGTGGAAATTGGAAGTTGGAAGTTGCTCTAACCTCTAATCTCCAACTTCCAGTCTCTAATCCATGTCGGGCCGCAGGTCGTCGGAGTCGGCAGTCGGCAATAGCTCCGGCATCTCGTCCATGATGTCCACCGTCTCAAAGCCAAGCTCGGAATACATGGGCGGCAGGGGCACGTTGGAAGGCAGGTCGGGGCGAGGCGGCAGGGGCGGGGGCGCGCGGCGGGGAACCCGGTCGTCCATTGACCGCTTTCGCAGAAGCCGCCCATCGCGGCTCAAGTAGCCCACGTGCTCGCCGTTCATCGCGAACAACTGCGCCGTTTGGGCATCCACAAAACCGATCCACTCGCCGTTACGGCTGAAGAGATAGCCTTTGGCAAAGAACGCAACGTGTTCGCCACGAGTGGAGTAAATGGGGTGAAGTGACATTAGCCTGATTATATCTCAGGACAATTTTTGATAAAGCGCCAACAATTGACTCGCCGCCTCATCCCAGCGGAACCCCGCCGCTCGCTTGAGTCCTTTCCTCACCCAGGGTTCCGGGGTGGTCGCCGCCTCTTTGAGACCGGTGGCAATGGACTCGACGCTGTAGGGGTCAACCAGCACCGCCGCGCCGCCGGCGACTTCGGGCAGGCACGACACATTGGAAGTGACAGTCGGCGTGCCGCAGGCCATGGCCTCAAGCAGGGGCAGGCCGAAGCCTTCATATAAAGAAGGGTAAGCGAAGAGAGCCGCTTCGGTGTAAAGCGCGGGCAGGTCGGCGTCGGGCACGAAGCCAGGGAAGATCACCCGGCCACGCGCGGCAGGCTTTTCGGCTTCGGCAAAAATATCGTCGTACAGCCAACCTTTGCCGCCCGCGATTACCAGATTGAAGTCGGCTGGCAGTCTGGCAAAGGCCTGAATCAACCGCTGAAAGTTTTTGCGCGGCTGGAGAGTGGAGACAGAGAAGATAAAAGGCTTGTCGCCCAGCCCGTACTTGGCGCGGATGGCCGGGCTTGGCGTGGGCTTGAAGATCGAGTCAACGCCTTCGTATACTACCGTGATTTTGTTAGCGGGCGTGTTATAAAGTTCAATGAGGTCGTTTTTGGTGGTCTGCGAGACGGCGATGATGTGACTGGCGCGCCTTACTGAGCGCGGCACGACGGTGTTGAGGTAAGCGCGCAGGCCGGGGGCCGCCGACTCTGGATCGCGGGCGAATGACAGGTCGTGAATAGTAAGAAGAGACGAGACGCGAGTCGGGGGCAGGGTGAAGTCGGGCGCATGGTAAATGTCAATCGGCCCGGTGATCAGGTCCACCGGCGCTGGAAGTTGCGCCCGGTGCCAGAGCCGCGCCAGCCAGATGTCATGAAAGGGCAAATGACGAATCGAAAAGTTGCTCGGCAGTGGCGGCAGTGGGTGAGGAACAGGGTTGGGTGAAGCGAAGAAAAGCCGATACTGATTCTCGCTGTCGCGTTGAGCCAGCGCCTTGAGAAGTTCGCGGACGTAGCGCCCGATGCCGCCGCCCTGCCGCGCGGCGGCGGTCACTTCGATGCCAATTCGCATCGGTTTCTATTTCACGTCGCCGTAAGTTAATTTGCGGTTGGCGAAGAAGTTCCAAAAGAGCAGGACGACGACCCGGCAGACCAGAGCCATGTTGCCGGCCAGGTTGAAGCCCAGGTTGTCGAGGCTGAGTGAAGCCACGATGTTTTTGGCAACGAACAGGGCGGCGGTAAAGACCGGGATGCCGATGATCAGGCCGGCGACGCTGATGACCACGAACATCATTATCTTGCGAGCCTGATTGGCCTCTCGCGCTTCAGGGTAAATCCAAAAGTAGTTCCAGATGAAGTTGCTGAGGACGGCGCACGAAAAGGAAAGTGACTGTTCGACGATTTCGGGGTGCTCAAGCAGATAGCCGCCGAGGGGGGGAAATAGGAGGCCGGCCACGGTTGGCCCGACTTTGAGGAAGTGGAAGAGGTTGAAGCCGCCAAAGTCTACGGCAAAGCCCAGAGCGCCAACAATTAGAAACTTGATGAAGCGTTTTTGCTCTTTGGGTGTTTTGGCCCGAAGGTGGGCGATGGTTTCTACCAGTGTCATGAAGTTGCAATGTGAGGCGTGGACGGCAGGTCGTGATCTTCGTCATTACGGCCTGCGCCCGGCGCTTCACCCAAAATACATAGCACGCCTAACAGCGCGCCCAGGTACAAGGCGATGTTACCGACGTATAAGTTGTCCAGTATCTGGTGGGTGGCGAGATGCACCCACGCGCCGAGCAGGCCAACGGCCAGCGCCCGCTCCAGGCCGCCGTTGCGATTAATGGCGCGGACGGTGATGAACAGGACTCCGCCCCACAAAAATAGGTAGGCGGCCAACCCGACGATTCCGGTTTCGGCCAGCACGTTCAGGTAGATCATGTGAGCATGGCCGAGGCTGTACCGCCAGTTGATCAGCCGGTAATCGTCGTAAGCCTGATCATAGTTATTGAGGCCCACGCCCACGATCGGGTTGGCTTCGGCCATGTTGAGGGCGGCCTGCCAGTGGGCCAGCCGTTCGACGATTGAAAAGTTGCTGTCGTTGATGTGCACGCCGCGAACGTCGTACACTTGCACAAAGTCGCCTACGTCGGCAAAGCGGGTTGCGATGGCCGACGGCAACAGACCCAGATTATACAGGAGGAGAAACGCGGCCAGGCCTCCGGCGGCCAGCCCGATTCCAAACCAGCGGCGCCGCGGCCAGAAGATGAGCATGACCCCGGCGGCGGCAACCGCCCCCAGCCACGCGCCGCGCGAGAACGAGAGAAAGAGGGCGGCGAGCGTGGCGATTGCGACCAGGGCACTGCCAAACAAAACTATAGCGCGGCTTCCAGCCGCAACCAAAAACAATCCACGAAGGCCACGAAGTTTCACGAAGAATTCTTGGTGTTCCTTCGTGTGACTTCGTGGATCAACATCTTCGCGGTCAGCGCAGTTCTTGCGGAGCAATACTATAGCACGCTCAAGCCGGGAGACCCTAAAGTTCCTGACGAATTCGAGAGCCATTGCCATCGCCAGGCTCGCCGCTACCGGCCAGACCAGGCCCATGAAGCCGCCGAAGGGGTTGGGTTGCTCGAACGTGCCGTAAGCGCGAAAGTGTGTGCCGAGAATTCTGAATCCTTCCGGGCCGTGGCCGCGAAACTGAAACTGCCAGAAGCCGATCCCGGCCTGCACAACGCCGACCAGAAACACGATGGCCAGCACCCAGCCCAGTCTTTTGCGCCCGGCCACGCCGGCCACAATTCCGGCGACGAGGTACATCTCCAGCCACTTGACCAGTTCCTGCATGGCGGCAAACGGCGAGCGCACCTGTTGAACGGTGAATGAGAGGGTGATGGCGAACAGGTAGAGGACGAAGGGAAGGGTAATTGGTAAGTGGGGCCAGCGCAGTTCGCGCCGGGCCAGGCAACGCAAGGTCCACCCGCCGACAAAGATGGCGACCCCGATCTGACCCCAGGGAATTGGGATGGACGGGTAGGCGGCGTAGAGCAACGGCTCGGCTGGGCCGAGGAGGAGCATGAAGGCCAGCCCGGCCAGCGGCTCGACGAGGGCGAAGAGGAGCAAAGCGCCGCCGCCGGTGACGGCCAAACTCAGAGGCAGTGGCAGGCGAGCGAGGAGCAGACCGATCACAAACGCCGCGATTGCAAGAAGAGCCGCGCTGTTGTGGAAAGCGCCGCGCGCGCGGAGGGAAGAGGCCATTACTTCAAATGTGAATTGGCGATTCGCGCCATGTCACATCTGCCCGGCGAAATACTCGATGGTCTTCGACATGCCATGTTCGAGTGGGACATCAGGCTCCCAATTAAGAATGCGCTTGGCTTTGGAAATGTCGGGCCGCCGGCGTTGGGGGTCGCCTTTGGTGCGGCTCATTGGCTCAAACTTGATGCCTGCCGGGTTGCCGGTGATGCGGTTGATGGCCTCGGCGAACTCCAAAATGGTGATCTCGGTGGGGTTGCCAATGTTGACCGGCTCGTGCTCGTCCGAGTTCAACAGGCGCATAATGCCTTCCACCAGATCGCTCACGTAGCAAAAGCTTCGGGTTTGCGAGCCGTCGCCATACACTGTGAGCGGCTCTTTGCGCACAGCCTGGCCCACAAAATTGGGGACGACACGGCCATCGTCGAGTTGCATGCGCGGGCCGTAAGTGTTGAAGATGCGGACAATGCGGGTGTCCACGTCATGCGTGCGGTGATAGGCCATGGTGATGGCTTCGGCGAAACGCTTGGCTTCGTCGTACACCGAGCGCGGCCCCACCGGGTCAACGTGGCCCCAGTAGGTTTCCTTTTGCGGGTGTTCCAGCGGGTCGCCATACACTTCGGAAGTAGAGGCCAGGAGGAATTTTGCGCCGAAGGCCTTGGCCACGCCCAGCGCATTATGTGTGCCGAGAGCGCCAACCTTGAGGGTTTGAATGGGAAGTTGCAGGTAGCTGGTGGTGGCCGTTTGCGACGGGCTGGCCGGGGAGGCGAAGTGCATCACCACATCAACCTCGCCGTCCACGAAAATGTAATTCGAGACGTTGTGCTTGATGAAGAGGAAATCGTCGCGCCCGGCCAGGTGTTGGAGGTTGCGGGTCGAGCCGGTGATCAAGTTATCCATGGCGATCACGCTGTGGCCGTCGGCCAGAAAACGATCGCACAAGTGTGAGCCGATAAAACCGGCGCCGCCGGTGATTAGAACGCGCATGAGTATTATTCTCCAGGTTTGAAAGTGCGGCTGGATTGTACCATGAGGCATAAAGCAGCCGTCAGGTTTTAGGAGCCAGGAGCCTGGCAGGTCTTGTGGATCGCCGCCATCAACCCCAGCGTCATCATAAACACAAAAGCCAAATCTACAAACCAGTAGCCGGTATCCACCAGACCGTGAGCCAGCGTGTTGACCATCGAAGCAATCAGGCCAATGGTCAGAGCGCGGAGGCCGGGGTCGGTGAGGCGGCGCAGGGTGTCGCGGGCCGTGCTAAAGAATGAAGCGAATAAGGCCAGGAAGGCAAGCAGGCCTAACAGGCCGAGGCGAGTGAGAGCATCCAGAAAAACGTTGTGAGCGTGCGGCAGGTTCGGCTCCTGCCAGGCTTCAGGCAAAATATATTTGCCGCGATAGGCGTATAAAAAGTTGTCGAGTCCCACACCCAAAACTGGATGATCGGCAAACATGGCCAGCGCCGAGCGCCAGAGTTGAAGGCGGAAGAACGACGTGCCGCTGGTCAGGTTGAGCAGGTCGGCGAAGCGCGGATGGCGCGAGAGCGGGATCAACGCCGCCCCGCCAGCGGCGGCCAATCCGGCCAGGGCCAGCGCGGCCCGTCGCCCGCCCCAGAAAATGAGGATCGTCGCCAACGCCGCCGGGACTCCGAGCAACAGTGCGCCTTTAGAGAAACTCAGGATGATGGCAACGCCGATGAGGCTGGCGGCGAGCGCATATAAGAGTCGCCGCCAGCCGGGGCGACTTAACAGGGCGACCGCCACGGCAATGGGCAAGGCCCGGCCTAGAAACAACCCCAGATTGTTGGGCGAGCCAAAGACGGATCGGATTCGGGCCACGCCGCCCTCGGCGGTGATAAGGTTTGTGCCGGTCACCAGGTTTCCCAGACCAATGGCGGCCACCAGGGCCGCGCCCAGCAAGAAGAAGTCTGCGATGCGCCAGATTCCTTTTTGATCGAGTGGGGCGAGTCGCAAGAGCAAATAAAAGAGCGCCGGCTCCAACACGATGACGCGAAACTCGCGGATGGCGACGCCGCGCACGTCGGCGACGAAGAGGCTGGCGGCGGAGATGATGACAAAGAGGAGGATGGAGAGATCGAGAGGGAGAAGGGAAGAAGAGGAGAAGGGGAGAAGGCGTAATCTTGGGATAAGGCGGAGAATGGCAGGCACAAACGCAAGCACGGTGAGGATTTCAACCATCGAGAAGGCGCGATCCCAGAGCGGGCGCGGCATGAGGTAGAACGGCGCGGTGAAGGCGATGAGGGGCAGGGAGAGATCGGGGCGAAGGTAGAAAAGAGAAAAGAGAAGAGCGAGGCAGAGAAGCGTGAGAATGAGGAAGGGCGAGTAGTAGAAGAGGCCGGCGGTGAGCAGGGTGACGATGAGCGGCGCAGCATCGCCGTATTTGCGAATGACCTGCGCTGTGTCACTGCCCCAGGTGAGCCAGGCCGAGGCCCAGAGCAGGGCCGAGAGGAGGGCGGCGATGAAGGTCTGGGTGGAATCGGAAAGACGAGATTTGAGATTAGAGATTGGAGGCTGGACGCTTCGCGTGGAGATTGTGCGGAGGAGACCGATGAAGTTGACGAGGCCGATAATGGCGAGAGCAGAGAGAGGGAGTCGAACGTCAGGCTGGGACACATTGGGGCCAACCCGGATGTTGACGATAGCCCACTGATCCCAGCCCCGGTCGGCGCGGATGAAGGCGGTGTGCTTGCCGGGGGCGAGGCCGGTGACAAGCGTGATCGTGTCGGTGCGCGGCGCGAGATCGGGTGAAGTGAGGATGGCGTAGGCTTCGCCGTTGGAGTCGCGGGGCAGGGCGTTGGCGGGTTGGCCGTCAACCGTGACAAAGAGATAGGCTCGATAGTTGTTGCGGCGAAGCGTGAGGGCAAGTTCGGTTCCTTCAAAGTCAAAGCGAATGGTGGCCGGGCCGTTTTGCGGAATGTCCGCGCCGAGATCAGAGAACTTCCATGCCCCCTCAAATTGTGCGTAGGCAGTTAATTGGGAGGGGGAGTAGTTTCCAGGGACTACAACGCCTGCCTGCTGAGGAACGATACCGCTCATGTTCGGCATCGCAAAACCCTCGTGCGGGTCAACCGAGGGCGAACTGAGGGCACTCGTCTCAAGAAACATCGGCCCGGCCCAGAGCCACTCGCTTGCAGTGCGAACGTAAGCGGCGCGAGTGTAGGTCAACTGCTCTTCCACACTTACATGCCCCCAAATTGAGGGGCGGGTGTTCCAGCCAAAGTTCGACGACCACAAAAATTTGTCGCCGTTGCCGTGAGCGATCATTTCTTCGCGAAGCAGAATCAAGCGCGAAAAGTTCAAGACGTTTGGATCAACCGTTCGATCAGCCGGCGAGAAATTGAAGCCATAAGGTTTGCCGGCCACAGCGTCGAAGTACGGCCCCGCGCCAAGTTCGTAAAGCTGGCGGAGGTAGAGAATGTCGCTCAGGTTTTTGGGGCCGGTTTCAACTGTGGGCGCGAGGCCGGCAAGCAGAACGGTGGCAGTTGGATCGGCTTTGTGAATCCCGGCGTAAGCCAATTGCAACAGGCGGGCGTACTCTGCCGGTTCCGGTGGGCCGCCCCAGCCGGACTCTAAGTTCGGCTCATCCCAAATTTGATAGACGTCAATCTGGTCAGCGTAGCGAGCGGCGAAGCCGGCGGTGAAGCGCGAGAAGGCTTCGGGGTCAGGCGGCGGCGACCCCGTGAGAACGGCGACCAGTTTAAGATCGTGTCTGTTGATATTGTCAATTAGTTGATCAGACGCGGCCCAATCGTTCGTTTGATAATTGAACGACTGGCGCGCCCAGGTGAATCCATTTTGTTGAGCCGCCTCCAGTTGTTGAGCCTGGTCGGTGGCGCTACCTAAGGGATCAATGTTGATGCCGTAAATGCCGGGGCGGTTGGGTGGCGAACCGAGATCAAGGCCGCGTGTTTGCGTTCGAGCTTGTGAGACAAGCGCGGCGGCAGTCAACAGGCAGAGGCCGAAGATGATGGTGAAGAGCAGGGCGCGGCGCAATGTTATTTGACCCAGGTGGGGTTGGTGGTCTGGCCGTCGCCGGTGAGTTGCTGGCTGAGGCGGGTGGCGACATCCACGACCCACAGGTTGCCGTTGTGGATGACGGCCAGTTGTTTGCCGTCCGGCGACCAGTAGAAGGTGACGTCAACTTTTTTGAGGCCGGGCTGGTCGGGCGGAGGAAAGAGGGCCGAGGCGTTACTGCCGTCACGATCCATGATCATGATTCGGTAGCGGCTGGTGACGCTGTCGAGCGGCGAGGTGGCTTGCAGGTAGGCCACTCGCGCGCCGTCGGGCGAGGGCGTGGGCGAGGCCCACATCCCGGCTTGAGCGATGAGTGAAGCATCGAACGATCC is a window encoding:
- a CDS encoding ATP-binding protein, with protein sequence MAERLPFPFMALVGQVEMRTALLLTLINPAVNGVLLVGPRGTGKTTAVRSLADILPLVPRSLCQYGCLPEDIEGGGMDAVCPDCAKKFGEGRPLTQPDQVALVELPLNARLEDVVGGLNEVAAAHNRAMLQRGILARADRNLLYVDEVNLLADEIVDSILDAAAQGQYTLRRGPFSATYRARFALVGSMNPEEGRLRPQILDRFGLRLIVRGLTDTAERLEAYRRVRAYLTNPRAMVAAYEEQTLIAQSEIQSARELLPTVKLTPEAESAGLELVRQMKIDSLRAEITLFESARAYAAADSRLEASTADVRAVAAMSLRLRRSQFMEKYFEEQGSEETEIKSVIDSVIPE
- a CDS encoding SDR family oxidoreductase; the protein is MRVLITGGAGFIGSHLCDRFLADGHSVIAMDNLITGSTRNLQHLAGRDDFLFIKHNVSNYIFVDGEVDVVMHFASPASPSQTATTSYLQLPIQTLKVGALGTHNALGVAKAFGAKFLLASTSEVYGDPLEHPQKETYWGHVDPVGPRSVYDEAKRFAEAITMAYHRTHDVDTRIVRIFNTYGPRMQLDDGRVVPNFVGQAVRKEPLTVYGDGSQTRSFCYVSDLVEGIMRLLNSDEHEPVNIGNPTEITILEFAEAINRITGNPAGIKFEPMSRTKGDPQRRRPDISKAKRILNWEPDVPLEHGMSKTIEYFAGQM
- a CDS encoding O-antigen ligase family protein; translated protein: MASSLRARGAFHNSAALLAIAAFVIGLLLARLPLPLSLAVTGGGALLLFALVEPLAGLAFMLLLGPAEPLLYAAYPSIPIPWGQIGVAIFVGGWTLRCLARRELRWPHLPITLPFVLYLFAITLSFTVQQVRSPFAAMQELVKWLEMYLVAGIVAGVAGRKRLGWVLAIVFLVGVVQAGIGFWQFQFRGHGPEGFRILGTHFRAYGTFEQPNPFGGFMGLVWPVAASLAMAMALEFVRNFRVSRLERAIVLLRKNCADREDVDPRSHTKEHQEFFVKLRGLRGLFLVAAGSRAIVLFGSALVAIATLAALFLSFSRGAWLGAVAAAGVMLIFWPRRRWFGIGLAAGGLAAFLLLYNLGLLPSAIATRFADVGDFVQVYDVRGVHINDSNFSIVERLAHWQAALNMAEANPIVGVGLNNYDQAYDDYRLINWRYSLGHAHMIYLNVLAETGIVGLAAYLFLWGGVLFITVRAINRNGGLERALAVGLLGAWVHLATHQILDNLYVGNIALYLGALLGVLCILGEAPGAGRNDEDHDLPSTPHIATS
- a CDS encoding O-antigen ligase family protein, yielding MRRALLFTIIFGLCLLTAAALVSQARTQTRGLDLGSPPNRPGIYGINIDPLGSATDQAQQLEAAQQNGFTWARQSFNYQTNDWAASDQLIDNINRHDLKLVAVLTGSPPPDPEAFSRFTAGFAARYADQIDVYQIWDEPNLESGWGGPPEPAEYARLLQLAYAGIHKADPTATVLLAGLAPTVETGPKNLSDILYLRQLYELGAGPYFDAVAGKPYGFNFSPADRTVDPNVLNFSRLILLREEMIAHGNGDKFLWSSNFGWNTRPSIWGHVSVEEQLTYTRAAYVRTASEWLWAGPMFLETSALSSPSVDPHEGFAMPNMSGIVPQQAGVVVPGNYSPSQLTAYAQFEGAWKFSDLGADIPQNGPATIRFDFEGTELALTLRRNNYRAYLFVTVDGQPANALPRDSNGEAYAILTSPDLAPRTDTITLVTGLAPGKHTAFIRADRGWDQWAIVNIRVGPNVSQPDVRLPLSALAIIGLVNFIGLLRTISTRSVQPPISNLKSRLSDSTQTFIAALLSALLWASAWLTWGSDTAQVIRKYGDAAPLIVTLLTAGLFYYSPFLILTLLCLALLFSLFYLRPDLSLPLIAFTAPFYLMPRPLWDRAFSMVEILTVLAFVPAILRLIPRLRLLPFSSSSLLPLDLSILLFVIISAASLFVADVRGVAIREFRVIVLEPALFYLLLRLAPLDQKGIWRIADFFLLGAALVAAIGLGNLVTGTNLITAEGGVARIRSVFGSPNNLGLFLGRALPIAVAVALLSRPGWRRLLYALAASLIGVAIILSFSKGALLLGVPAALATILIFWGGRRAALALAGLAAAGGAALIPLSRHPRFADLLNLTSGTSFFRLQLWRSALAMFADHPVLGVGLDNFLYAYRGKYILPEAWQEPNLPHAHNVFLDALTRLGLLGLLAFLALFASFFSTARDTLRRLTDPGLRALTIGLIASMVNTLAHGLVDTGYWFVDLAFVFMMTLGLMAAIHKTCQAPGS
- a CDS encoding GtrA family protein yields the protein MTLVETIAHLRAKTPKEQKRFIKFLIVGALGFAVDFGGFNLFHFLKVGPTVAGLLFPPLGGYLLEHPEIVEQSLSFSCAVLSNFIWNYFWIYPEAREANQARKIMMFVVISVAGLIIGIPVFTAALFVAKNIVASLSLDNLGFNLAGNMALVCRVVVLLFWNFFANRKLTYGDVK
- a CDS encoding glycosyltransferase family 4 protein is translated as MRIGIEVTAAARQGGGIGRYVRELLKALAQRDSENQYRLFFASPNPVPHPLPPLPSNFSIRHLPFHDIWLARLWHRAQLPAPVDLITGPIDIYHAPDFTLPPTRVSSLLTIHDLSFARDPESAAPGLRAYLNTVVPRSVRRASHIIAVSQTTKNDLIELYNTPANKITVVYEGVDSIFKPTPSPAIRAKYGLGDKPFIFSVSTLQPRKNFQRLIQAFARLPADFNLVIAGGKGWLYDDIFAEAEKPAARGRVIFPGFVPDADLPALYTEAALFAYPSLYEGFGLPLLEAMACGTPTVTSNVSCLPEVAGGAAVLVDPYSVESIATGLKEAATTPEPWVRKGLKRAAGFRWDEAASQLLALYQKLS
- a CDS encoding acyl-CoA thioesterase, whose amino-acid sequence is MNGKTTSESRLTLNQLMLPEHANTLGNVHGGWIMKLADEAGGLCAIRHARRPCVTVGMDSMTFTKPVHMGELLELTAEVTWTGRTAMEVQVNVTAENPLTGDRVHTNSAYLVYVALDARGQPAPVPPLIPEDAAQRERMAAAQKRQDYRIKQRQLKKAEADQRG